A single region of the Podospora pseudopauciseta strain CBS 411.78 chromosome 1, whole genome shotgun sequence genome encodes:
- the arc1 gene encoding ARP2/3 actin-organizing complex subunit Sop2 (COG:Z; EggNog:ENOG503NU7A; BUSCO:EOG09262VPD), with product MSAPEVHHLFHNPIADHSFSADRQTLAIARDTTVELYGRVGNSFKLKDELKGHDKTVTSIDIAPNSGRIVTCSQDRNALVWEPTPQGYKPTLVLLRINRAATFVRWSPNETKFAVGSGDRLIAICYFEEENDWWVSKHLKKPIRSTITTVAWHPNSVLLAAGSTDAHARVLSSFIKGVDARPEPTAWGERLPFNTICGEYLNNSAGWIHSVAFSPSGDALAFAAHDSSITVVYPSAPEQPPRAVVTINTQLLPFMSLIWNGEAEIIAAGYDCEAFRFKGGLNGWQLSGTIEAKSRPGLGDAREESALNMFKQMDLKGKVKDDTQLKTVHQNTVTMLRPYETSGDAVAKFSSSGVDGRLVIWNV from the exons atgtcGGCCCCCGAAGTCCACCACCTTTTCCACAATCCCATTGCGGATCACTCGTTCTCAGCTGACCGCCAAACGCTGGCCATTGCGCGCGACACCACTGTCGAGCTCTACGGAAGGGTCGGGAATAGCTTCAAACTCAAGGATGAGCTCAAGGGCCACGACAAGACTGTGACCAGCATTGATATTGCCCCCAACTCAGGACGCATTGTTACCTGCTCTCAGG ATCGCAATGCCCTTGTGTGGGAACCTACCCCCCAAGGCTATAAGCCgaccctcgtcctcctgCGCATCAACCGAGCTGCCACCTTTGTACGCTGGTCGCCGAACGAGACCAAGTTTGCGGTTGGATCTGGTGACAGACTGATCGCGATCTGCTATTTCGAGGAGGAAAATGACTGGTGGGTCTCGAAGCACTTGAAGAAGCCAATTCGCAGTACCATCACCACTGTCGCATGGCATCCCAATTCGGTCCTTCTTGCCGCTGGCTCTACCGATGCCCATGCGCGCGTCTTGTCCAGCTTCATCAAGGGCGTCGACGCCAGGCCAGAGCCCACCGCCTGGGGTGAGAGATTGCCCTTCAACACCATCTGTGGCGAGTACTTGAACAATTCGGCTGGTTGGATTCACTCAGTGGCTTTCTCCCCCAGCGGAGATGCTCTTGCCTTTGCCGCGCATGACAGCAGCATCACTGTTGTGTATCCAAGCGCCCCTGAGCAGCCGCCCAGGGCTGTtgtcaccatcaacacacaGCTGCTCCCCTTTATGAGCCTCATCTGGAATGGAGAGGCTGAGATCATTGCCGCCGGATATGACTGCGAGGCTTTCCGGTTCAAGGGTGGTCTTAATGGCTGGCAGCTGAGCGGAACGATTGAGGCCAAGAGCCGCCCTGGTCTTGGTGATGCCCGGGAAGAGTCCGCGCTCAACATGTTCAAGCAGATGGATCTGAAGGGCAAGGTCAAAGATGACACCCAGCTCAAGACAGTCCATCAAAACACCGTCACAATGCTGCGTCCCTACGAAACTTCTGGTGATGCCGTTGCTAAGTTTAGTT CAAGCGGCGTGGACGGGCGCCTTGTTATTTGGAACGTTTAA